In a single window of the Megalobrama amblycephala isolate DHTTF-2021 linkage group LG3, ASM1881202v1, whole genome shotgun sequence genome:
- the rtn3 gene encoding reticulon-3 isoform X1, with product MADPMTQSSQISSSQGLNDGHSAASKDSKFSDSFFSSPVSLIQSPQDKRVVLGSDKPSENLATSLRFSQSSSFSPVAYGIESSGSPSDNIDRTFKEKRELFDSSLGSQKQDSPIKTSPVSERIKALEALAAKQNDFDGGFPHFKERHYEKSPTESQGISSRLSFQKRTTSNEQESPESPFEVLGEARRGSDFEDTADWMRAHLPPAPDFNIEDPDLDEENESPIVQESPSKVIKANNVDTAEAPEPFAGVPDQFMDSPIKVADDLNQSIDDDNKQSKQESVEEDSEFDLNFLPTAYMWEKQEKSDTATQGYQIFPDNQELPSTPAPPADFESPSPPVSQQVESPSTQHSNISKGNLEPAEIQEVDSSGESDDTVIEEAMNIPTVVNKDFDTKPHKEEETMPNNEKQTIQVPIINVIETEEQVLSDDEEQYEVEGEDDDGEKCQILQGESRGSPEQHHSEVSEHASVETLHEEHKPDHDISSQTNQTDSDAEHFPEHKVIDDDYESGIFLQSSPDSGGLNFEDSQEQSHMSQNLVSFEPLKESSLDKELEKTAEILSDLPPDISSPSNEPSDIETYLDHYASEELALKDQLNLTYFKESKVKETELSKSNCLPDDQNISAPVQESFDNITDNFNETPNECKLDNESVPEPSLFDTSSDIPDDFETILSQNKMPSVDSEDQTSIVEIKSSTLQEQELPVLSIDRQTPVQENPPAPFPSFHSEQSNKINVISEPATNEVAEVSEIKKSEPQDVTPKDLLDRPDSPETMSDTETFEAECSVTAATDSFVEFMRECLKSRQDEEPEGFSSGQTIDQNPESDAPPSTQSPPAMIMDLEQERLTISALKELGSSQEEEDENIPTVKTVIKPDKAPLPTPNPETSITSSSQTLPNEYQPVLPKEVEAIDLWVAEAYHLAEHVLTAILTHLTVNDLVHWRDPKKSGVVFGVSLLLLLSLAAFSVISVISYLLLALLCVTISFRIYKSVIQAVQKSNDGHPFKSLMEKDVTVPPETFRKHVDACLTHVNRVLKQMSRLFLVEDLVDSLKLAVVMWLLTYVGAVFNGITILILADILLFSVPPVYEKNKTQIDHYIDIVRTQVNTTIAKLQEKLPGSMKRCKAE from the exons ATGGCAGATCCAATGACCCAATCTTCTCAGATTTCGTCGTCACAAGGCCTAAACGATGGACATTCTGCAGCGTCCAAAGACTCAAAGTTTTCCG attCCTTTTTTTCTTCGCCTGTATCTCTCATTCAGTCTCCTCAAG ACAAAAGAGTGGTATTGGGCTCTGACAAGCCTTCAGAGAATTTGGCTACCTCTCTTCGCTTTTCTCAGTCAAGTTCCTTTTCTCCAGTTGCTTATGGAATTGAATCTTCAGGATCACCTAGTGACAACATAGATCGTACATTCAAAGAGAAACGGGAGCTTTTTGACTCATCTCTTGGCTCTCAAAAGCAGGACTCGCCTATAAAAACGTCCCCAGTATCTGAGAGAATCAAAGCATTGGAAGCTTTAGCTGCAAAGCAGAATGATTTTGATGGGGGGTTTCCACATTTTAAAGAGCGTCACTATGAGAAGTCCCCTACAGAATCACAAGGAATTTCCTCCCGCTTATCCTTTCAGAAAAGGACAACGTCAAATGAACAGGAATCTCCTGAATCACCCTTTGAAGTGCTTGGTGAGGCAAGGCGTGGAAGTGACTTTGAGGACACCGCTGACTGGATGAGAGCTCATTTACCTCCTGCACCAGATTTCAACATTGAAGACCCAGATCTTGATGAGGAAAATGAGTCTCCCATTGTTCAGGAGAGTCCATCCAAAGTGATTAAAGCAAACAATGTTGATACAGCTGAAGCTCCAGAGCCTTTTGCAGGAGTTCCTGATCAGTTTATGGACAGTCCTATCAAGGTTGCAGATGACCTCAATCAGTCAATTGATGATGACAACAAGCAATCAAAACAAGAGAGTGTTGAGGAAGATTCTGAATTTGACCTGAACTTTCTACCAACAGCCTATATGTGGGAAAAGCAAGAGAAATCTGATACGGCCACTCAAGGCTATCAGATATTCCCTGACAATCAAGAGCTTCCTTCCACCCCTGCTCCTCCTGCAGATTTTGAGTCTCCATCACCTCCTGTGTCCCAACAAGTGGAGTCGCCTTCTACACAACATTCCAACATTTCAAAAGGAAATTTGGAGCCTGCTGAAATCCAGGAGGTAGACAGCTCTGGGGAGTCTGATGATACAGTGATTGAGGAAGCCATGAACATCCCAACAGTGGTAAACAAGGACTTTGACACCAAACCCCACAAGGAAGAGGAGACAATGCCAAACAATGAGAAACAGACAATTCAGGTAcctattattaatgttattgaaACTGAGGAACAAGTGTTAAGTGATGATGAAGAACAGTATGAGGTAGAAGGAGAGGACGATGATGGTGAAAAGTGTCAGATATTGCAAGGTGAGAGCAGAGGGTCACCAGAGCAACACCACTCAGAGGTTTCAGAACATGCATCTGTGGAAACTCTACATGAAGAACATAAACCTGACCATGACATTTCCTCTCAGACAAATCAAACTGACTCTGATGCTGAGCACTTTCCTGAGCACAAGGTGATTGACGATGATTATGAAAGTGGCATTTTCCTCCAGTCCTCCCCAGACTCAGGAGGCCTGAATTTCGAGGACTCTCAAGAGCAGTCACACATGTCTCAGAATTTAGTGTCTTTTGAACCCCTTAAAGAGTCATCCCTTGATAAAGAGCTTGAAAAGACTGCAGAAATACTTTCTGACCTTCCCCCTGACATCAGTTCTCCCTCAAATGAGCCCAGTGATATAGAGACTTACCTGGATCATTACGCCAGTGAAGAGCTTGCTTTAAAAGACCAGCTGAATTTGACTTATTTTAAGGAGAGTAAAGTTAAGGAAACAGAGCTTTCAAAGTCAAACTGTCTTCCAGATGATCAAAATATCAGTGCTCCTGTTCAAGAATCCTTTGATAATATTACTGATAATTTCAATGAGACACCCAACGAATGCAAACTAGACAATGAATCTGTGCCTGAGCCTTCCCTATTTGACACTTCATCTGACATTCCTGATGATTTTGAGACTATTCTCTCTCAAAACAAAATGCCAAGTGTTGATTCAGAAGATCAAACGTCAATAGTAGAAATCAAGAGTTCTACCTTGCAGGAACAGGAGTTACCAGTGCTATCCATTGACCGACAAACCCCAGTTCAAGAGAACCCACCTGCACCATTCCCCTCTTTCCACAGTGAGCAGTCTAACAAAATCAATGTTATTTCTGAGCCTGCGACAAATGAGGTTGCTGAGGTATCCGAGATAAAGAAGTCTGAACCTCAAGATGTGACCCCCAAAGATCTTTTAGATAGACCAGATTCGCCAGAGACCATGAGTGATACAGAAACGTTTGAAGCAGAGTGCTCAGTAACCGCAGCGACTGACAGCTTTGTGGAGTTCATGAGGGAGTGTCTTAAGTCACGGCAGGATGAGGAACCTGAGGGCTTCAGTTCCGGACAAACTATAGATCAAAATCCCGAATCTGATGCTCCTCCTTCCACTCAATCCCCCCCAGCAATGATCATGGATTTGGAGCAGGAGCGCCTCACAATTTCTGCTTTGAAAGAGCTCGGGAGCAGCCAAGAGGAGGAAGACGAGAATATTCCCACAGTGAAGACTGTCATAAAACCTGATAAAGCTCCACTTCCTACACCAAATCCTGAGACTTCAATCACCTCATCTTCTCAAACTCTTCCAAATGAGTATCAGCCAGTACTTCCCAAAGAGGTAGAGGCAATCGACCTTTGGGTAGCAGAGGCCTACCACCTTGCAGAGCATGTCTTGACAGCAATACTAACCCACCTTACAG TGAATGACCTGGTACACTGGCGGGACCCTAAGAAGTCAGGCGTGGTGTTTGGCGTGTCACTGCTGTTGCTGCTTTCTCTGGCAGCATTTAGCGTGATCAGCGTGATCTCCTACCTGCTGCTGGCCCTGCTCTGTGTCACCATCTCTTTCCGCATCTACAAGTCTGTCATCCAGGCTGTGCAGAAGTCGAACGATGGACATCCTTTCAA GTCTCTGATGGAGAAAGATGTCACCGTGCCACCCGAGACCTTCCGCAAGCACGTGGACGCCTGTCTCACTCACGTCAACCGTGTGCTCAAACAGATGAGCCGCCTCTTTCTGGTCGAGGATCTGGTGGATTCCCTCAAG CTGGCAGTGGTTATGTGGCTGCTGACATATGTTGGAGCGGTCTTCAATGGCATCACCATCCTTATCCTCG CTGACATCCTGCTCTTCAGTGTACCGCCCGTCTATGAGAAAAACAag